The genomic interval GATGGTGGGCTTGGCATCACAGTTGCCGAAATGGCCATCCGTTCCGGCCTTGGTTGTACCATTGAATTGCCAGCGCAGGATCCCCACATTGCATTCTACGCAGAAGATCAGGCACGCTACGTCGTGACCTGCTGCAAGGATACTGCCAACGCGCTTCTCGCTCAGGCCGAAAAGGCTGGCGTTCAAGCCGGTGTCATTGGTTTAATCGAAGGCGATAAATTCAGCGTTGCCGGACATGGCTCTGTTGCCGTTTCCAGCCTCTCTGAGGCCCATGAAAACTGGCTGCCGGCCTATATGGCTCAGTAGGATTGAGCTCTGGTCATTTGCTGAAAGATTAGACTGGTGATTGTCCGATTTTTCAGCTTGACCAGACCCCGTCTGTCGGAGGACGCTGAAGCGAAGTGATCATCCCGCCTTAATCTTGAAAAAGCGGGATGAACCAAAGAATTGCCCGAAGCAGGAATACGAACAATTGCGTATTCCTTTCTTCTCTGACAATATGCCCTCGAGGAGACCAGCATGCCAATGGAAGCGAGCGAAATCGAAACCCTGATCAGACAGTCACTACCGGATGCAAAGGTGATCATCCGGGACCTTGCTGGAGATGGCGATCATTTCGCCGCTGAAGTCGTCTCAGAGAGCTTCAGAGGGAAATCCCGCGTACAACAGCATCAGCTGGTATATGAAGCTCTGAAAGGCAATATGGGCGGTGAATTGCACGCTCTCGCACTGCAAACCTCAGTGCCAGATTGAGCAAGCGC from uncultured Cohaesibacter sp. carries:
- a CDS encoding BolA family transcriptional regulator produces the protein MPMEASEIETLIRQSLPDAKVIIRDLAGDGDHFAAEVVSESFRGKSRVQQHQLVYEALKGNMGGELHALALQTSVPD